The Carassius auratus strain Wakin chromosome 30, ASM336829v1, whole genome shotgun sequence region ACTGTTTCATATATTATAAAACTCCTGGAAGATGTTATGCTACATTCAACTAATTTACTACAGAAATATAACTATAGTATGAAAACATCttacaccatttaaaaaaaaaaaatactcacagGAAGTTTCTTTAAGCATTTCTGTGTCGACTTGTGTATGCTATTGGGTGAGAAAACTGTGTTACAACACATATTTGTTTACAGAATATAAATGGTGAATCCATTTAACAGAGTTGCAGTTTACATTACCCAAAAATTAAAGCATGGAACATATTCGGACAACCAGCTTGGGATCCACCCGGTCTGCTCCAGCTTAGTGCAGAAAATGCCACAATATGAACCTAGTTAGTCTAGTTTATCCACATTAGTTTCACATTCATTTGATTTACTACAATCAATTTACTATTTCAAGTACTTTTAATAGCTTAGCTGCATTTATATGCTTGAAGCTAactttgtttttatcttttttaaaggTTATTTAACTGTTCTTCCATGTAAATTGATTGTTCTGAAAAGTTTAAGGATCATATTTCCTTCTTTTTAtccattcagcattttttttttttacagtttttaaatttgtttaaaatttctaacACTATGGCTCCTTTTCTCTAAACATACAAAAAACCACATAACACACATACAACAAAAGAAACATGACTAATCTCTTGGCAAAAGCAAACACTTCTTTAAAAATTACTCTTTTAAAAATGAGATAATTGCgtaaaaaaacttaaacaaaaatcACTGTATAAACAACTGATGAATTTTACAGTTACTATACTGAATCAGATCAACACTGAACTCACTCAATAATGAAACCATTGGTTTGTTAGAGATGCTTTACAGCAGATTTTTACTGccttgaaacaatctgtattgtataaaatatataaataaagttgacttgaatgcatatttattaaaaatgcttACACAGCTTCAGAAACTACTGTATGGCTCCCTTTCTTTAAACTCTACACTTAAAACcacaaaacatgcacaaaagCAAAATATTACACATCTTGTGCAAAAGCAAGTacttatttctaaaatgtatttaactcTTATAAAATTGGTGTTTTAGTAACTCTACAAACTACACAAAATAAAGCTGTTTCACAAAAGATTCTTTGTAGGGAaagaaggttctttagattacaaaaaaaggtaagaaagagcaCTATTGTGCTCCAGGAGATCAGCATCCTATACAGTGATTTATGTTCAAGGCTATTTAAACAGATTCCTGCTCCATTCCCCACTGCATTGTTACCAGTACATCCATTGTTAGAAGACCCCCCCTCCCATGCTTATACTgtttactgtattatttattgtatattctgATTGTACTGTTTACTGCTTgcaattatattgtttattttattgttcatatttgtaaaaattatagtttttaattataaattgtttatGGAAATGTTTATAATTCCAAACATCTCCAATACGGCTGTTGTTACAATATACTGCCTCTTGCACTCTCCTACTTCTAAACACTTTACTGGAGCTGCACTATATTGTCTTTCACTTATAAGTTGTCACAGCTTTGAGTTGGGTCCAGCCTAAGGACTTTGTCCACATCACAGGCAATGTCATCTCTTGCCAGGCAAAGGAAAAACACTTTTGTGTGCTAGATCTATAGCCTTGACAGCGCTAACACACCTTGCTGTCTCTCATTCTCATCTTCCTTGTCCACCATCTCTTACACAtactcttcttcttctccttctctgaTTGTTTCAGCCCATTGTTGGTATCAAAACTGAAAAGTGCACCTGTGCTACCCGTGTTACTTTGAATGCATAGTCAGAAATAAGAACTTCTTTAAGGTTTTGTAGAAAGAATGACTTATTCAGCAAATTGTTTAGGCCTTTGAGAATTTGGTTCAGAGAATGGGGTGTCATAGAAATTGtgaacaacttttttttattattattacatttatctatgtgaagctaatgaataaaattatGGGCAAATGCTTAATGCACCATAGGCTATTTCTAAACATGAGATTTTTATTTACCTAAAACCATATACATTTTAAGAACATACTTACTTCATTTActgttaaatatgtatattttgtgcTGAAGAACTGGATACCTGTGGCTGCAGCCATTGATCGATTCTGGCCAGAGCTTTTCTATTCTTCACACAATCCGGGAATCCTTCATCCTCATGGAACAGACAGTCCACAGTGAGTGTATTCTCCCTGCTCACAAATCTGCTGCTGTCTGGAACAATCTTCTCTACGTCAAATGTGTGATGAAGCACCATGAAAACAGCCGGTTTAGACTGTTAAAATGGAGTGATCAAAAAGTTGTTATAAGTAACAACtgataaaatgaatacaataattTGAGATAATTAAAGATATTACATAACACATGAAGTAGCAGCATATTACCTGAGAGATCGTTAAGTTCATTCAGTGCAGAATCAATGTCAGTTCCTGCCCTTGAAACAATAACACAGAAAACCAAAATGACATCACACTCCTCCACGGTGAGCACCTCTGTGAGTTGACCTGATTTTTGTTGAAGGGCTTTTCTTATGATGTCCTCTTTAGCCTTGAATGTCTTCCCaggtgaaaatatgaaatatttatttccttAAAGAGGAAAAAGGTATTGGTTAATGTAACATCCTTGATTAATATAAGTCATGGTTATCTCATCTCAAAAGTCATCAGTTTTTATCTTTATCCAATCTAATTACAGAGTCTTTATAAAAAGAACTGAAGCTCTACAGTTTCCATTACCAGTAATTGTAGGACGTTGGTCTTTTTGTTCTTCAGTTGAGTCCACTTCAGTGTCTGTTTTAGGATCCATTTTAAGTTTAGTTCTGAAATTGACAGAACACTGTAATATTCTTGATCATCATTTTCATGTTATACAGTTGTTTAGATTATGATTGTTCTATGCATTTaatagttaatatttattatatatttcaatattttatattttcatagtcTGGGTATTGGAAAAGATGAAAACAGTggggaaaataattatttgatcccctgctgattttgtaagtttgcccacttacaaagaaatgaaaggTCTGTAaattttatggtaggtttatttaaCATATAGACATAATAGCAACCAAAATATCCAGAAAAAATGCACTATATATATTAAGGTTAGAGATAGATTTGCATATCAATGAGTGAAATCAGTATTTGAcccccaagcaaaacatgacttagtacttgGTGCAGACCCTTGTTGGCAGGTACAGAGGTAAGATGTTTTTTTGcagttggtcaccaggtttgcacacatcaGGAGGGATTTCgatccactcctctttacagatcctctctaaatcctCAAGTTTTCTTGGCTGTCATTAAGCAACTcaaagtttcagctccctccacagattttaTATCACATTGAAGTTTTTTGGCTAAGTGATATGTTTTGGGTCATTAACATGCTGGAagacccatagacagtaaaagaaatggacacagcgaccccattggaactcaactgagacaagtgaagcccatttttagcgttttcttccgtttctgatgcgcagactcaaacgatgCTTGATAACGTCAGCaactgtctgacagatgtaaatcttctagtggctctgcgtgcaaactgccatcgttaatcttacAGAGACTgcaagcttgagcggggagttctttggcgtaagtgagcaggagtaagtattcttattaattattttgtatagtattttaaaatataacggcagtatgccatattaagttaattgcctgcgagcttctcctcctgtctgtacggtaatgagacagagagtcgagtggttatgacgcaatcgttagcctatttttacaaaaactgtttatacggggccataatgttaCATAGAgttaatggagccctttatacattgtcgtgtatctttagtaataaataatagacaatggacaaacggagtctttaaatgcctcagatgtaaagttattcgccgtcaaagtgacgccaaaatgaatgggagtcaatgggatgctaacgcaggtgaagttctgctacaagatggcggcacccgacCGTCTTCAACTTCCGGTCAACTTCCTTGCCGCTTGggaagacccatccatgacccatcttcagtgttctggctgagggaaggaggttctcgttcaatattttacagtacatgccCCCCAATCCCCCATCCATTTGCCCTTAGCAGAAAAACATccccaaagcataatgtttcTACCTCCttgcttgactgtagggatggtgttctaGGGGTCATGTCAGCATATCTCTCCCTCCAAACACAGCGAGTCgagttaatgccaaagagctcaattttggtctcatctgaacACAGCACTTATGGATGTGCTTTTCCATAACTGAGGCCGATGCGATACACATCTTGAAAGATATGATACACCGAAGATACAAATGAAGTAGTGATGCGATGTGATGTGATACGATTCACCCCTATTCTAATGCAATGCAATCAGATTTCAATCTGATCCAATTCAACACGTGATTCAATGCAATATGATGCAGTGGAAATGTATGATCGCATTAATTCCTTTGGTTCAGACAGACACCAAATCATACATTAACTCATGTGTCTTCTGAATTTTCTAATGCCTTGaggcctgtttcataaaacaaatttACCAAATAGGCCAGGCTTGATTCAGTTAGTCTGACTCACTGTCAAATGATTTGGTTccaaaatacaaatttaacaaaGATCAAAATCAGTCACTGTGGCAACTAATGCTGGAAAGCTAACCTGGTCCAGGGCAGGCCAACTGTTAGACTAAGCAGAGCTCCTCTAACACTGAACAATAGGAAAGCATAGAAATTACCACTTATTCTCTCACATACTATCATATTCATGCAGCCTTTTTCTCTATGACAGCCATAGTTAGAACAGATAGCATTACTTTATTGCTCTACTAACATTGCTCTTTAAAGCATTAAGATCACTAAACTAAaagttaaaaacattacattacaactACATTTTAAATGCTATATGAAACACCGTTAGCTAACCTTTTTGTTTACCCAACACATTAGTCCCTTTACAGTTACTGCTATCATAAGAATACACCTATACTTTTTAAACCAATGCATCGCATGGTTTACTTTTTTGCAGATGCACCAAGAGAATCGGTTAATCTTCCCATCTCTAtctcccaagccttctctgaatctTTTAGATGTTCACTGGCAAACTTTAAACATGAACACGTGCTTTCTTAAGGAGGGGGACCTTGCGGGCGTtgcaggatttcagtccattgcGGCGGGCGTAGTGTGTCACCAAGGTTTTGCTTGGTGAATGTGAtcccaactgccttaagatcattaacaagctcctctGGGCTGATCTTTGATCAACTTTGCGCAATGAGGCaagattggtgtgtgtgtgtttgtgtgcactttggatgggtaaaatgcatagcacgaattctgagtatggatcactaGGCTGTATGCCACttcacattaaaataaacctaccataaaaaatAAGCAGGGGATCAAATACATTTTCCCTCAATATACCCCTAAAAATGATTCATGTGATTCAAATTGCGACGTCATGGAAGATGACTATGCGTCTGTTTACGCAAAAAATGTCAACTAGATGTTGCTACACTATAATGAAATCAGCAATGACACAAAATCCAAGGTCTTGTTTAGTGCAGAATTACATGGCTGTGtttgtattaaagggttagttcacccagatagcaaaattatgaaattaattaaaattaagtaagacctccgtttatctttggaacacagagctctcagtccctccattgaagttgtgtgtacggtatactgtccatgtccagaaaggtaagaaaaacatcatcaaagtagtcatcatcaaaagcagtctggatatccggtaaacagaaggcttgaatcaagggcaatcatcacaaatgacaccattacgtcgagcacaaaagaaccggtgaaccgttttcttcaaccggtttaatGAATCGAACTGTctaaaagaactactggtgatctgaaaaccgatgcaacctgttcttgactcgtaaacgagtcagtctattgttcgttatctggctcagttcgttgttcatcttcagttctctcttcacagcagttcagtcagtgtataaagtcgaataaagtcgtcgttttttctatttttggaccaaaatgtattttcgatgcttcaaaaaattcgaactgaccctctgatgtcacatggactactttgatgatgtttttcttacctttctggacatggacagtataccgtacacacagcttcaatggagggactgagagctctcggactaaatctaaaatatcttaaactgtgttccacagataaacggaggtcttacgggtttgaaacaacatgagggtaagttattaattacataattttgctatctgggtgaactaaccctttaagctgtcAGAATTTTATACGAAAATGGGGTTTCTGATGTCGACGCCTATAACAACGCATAGATAGCCTTAAGAAAAGATTAATCCTCATGCATGATAGCctattttattaatgcataagCATACACAACAGTTGGTGATACATTTAAAGGTTGTTTATGAGGCTCAGAATAAAATTAGAGGATAGTACTTCTACTCACCCGAACTGCTCTCCGCTCTGTTTTATATAACAATCTTTCACTTTCGTTCAGTTTTATACGTAAAAACACGTTGCTTCTTTCACTTTCACCTTTTCAGAGCCAGTAGATAAAAaggaaaatacaatataatacaataaatatacaccgtGAAAAATAGTGCATAAAGCAGGAATGTAGCGCTGCAAACTTGTATGGCATGCCCTATTAGCGTAATTTTCCCCAGCATTACTTGTCTACGGTAATTGCCTTTAATAATTCAGTTAGATACCTCTACATTTAAATTCATACTAGTaacaagttctagaacaacaaatGCTCCCAAGTTCGATAAAActggcaagatattcacagattGCCGGATCAATAACTAGCGAGCAAAACGTTTTTAGTACACGAATTAGGCCTCTTTTCACTCGTAGTGATGAAGTAAACGAGCTACAAGAGAGTTTGCCTGAAAACAAACGATCCTCCACTCTGTAAaaaatacgttgatctcaatgcgctggtccgaagggaccgtctgcaaagtgcgaaacgaaaaaaaaagtctactaataaaatattcaataaattcatagtaacacactgtagtgtcaccaaattcagttcacacaccACTGCTCTCCTACTGGCTCTACTACAACGTTGATTTTGGAAAAACAtcctttttttgcacattttttaaatgattttttattatgaaaaatagttaacaACTTAACTGTAACAAACTGTACCTTCATTAAATTCAGTTCAGACATCACTGCTCTTTTGTTGGATAtactacaattttcattttgcaagtaATTGCTTtggacatttttaatgattttttattacgattttaaaaatagttaataacttcaccgttaTTGAACATTATAGTTAATAACTTTTCTGTAACGCACTGTACTTCCactaaattcagttcacacatcactgctcccCTGCTGGTTtaactacaacactcatattgataATAATTGCTCTggcacatttttaatgtttttttttattttttataatgaaacATGTTAATATCTTTACT contains the following coding sequences:
- the LOC113049601 gene encoding uncharacterized protein LOC113049601 encodes the protein MDPKTDTEVDSTEEQKDQRPTITGNKYFIFSPGKTFKAKEDIIRKALQQKSGQLTEVLTVEECDVILVFCVIVSRAGTDIDSALNELNDLSESKPAVFMVLHHTFDVEKIVPDSSRFVSRENTLTVDCLFHEDEGFPDCVKNRKALARIDQWLQPQLEQTGWIPSWLSEYVPCFNFWHTQVDTEMLKETSCEPIPKVEPEYKILVLLGMSVLEKTAVEYVIFGREESLCDASPAPLMKITVDTGVVEGEQVTVINTAGWFSSWLSLEEMKHKIQFCISMSSHRPYALLLVIPKEQYFEEIKWKEVFEESWEKVIILFTVKDEKQKQGIQYQVNQTKLRNQFHILNISKPGDRSQVSELLKQVKKTVAGNGGQSSYCTLL